A portion of the Salvelinus alpinus chromosome 33, SLU_Salpinus.1, whole genome shotgun sequence genome contains these proteins:
- the LOC139562840 gene encoding mitochondrial dynamics protein MID51-like, translated as MKTKELSKQVREKVVERYRSGLARYAYVKLEIRPERGDTLFISIVPVLREADVVLTAQVELTHPWDSAWHLSLYPWETQRLAQLDSADQGVRRTVLKTLKAVCRHCPALRPLTAAPLANLILHLSDKDLDWSEGCLSGRFQQCVWELIGYLEEGVLPSYFKSSVNMLNGVTEEEVDEMGFMLYCAVSEPDILLI; from the exons atgaagaccaaggagctctccaaacaggtcagggaaaaAGTTGTGGAgaggtacagatcagggttgg cgcgttaTGCATATGTGAAACTGGAGATACGACCAGAGCGAGGTGACACTCTCTTCATCTCCATCGTGCCGGTGCTGAGGGAGGCAGACGTGGTCCTGACGGCCCAGGTAGAGTTAACCCATCCCTGGGATAGTGCCTGgcacctctccctctacccctggGAGACTCAGCGCCTGGCCCAGCTCGACTCAGCTGACCAGGGGGTCCGACGCACCGTCCTCAAAACCCTCAAAGCCGTCTGTCGACACTGTCCCGCCCTGCGACCCCTCACCGCTGCACCGCTGGCCAATCTCATCCTCCACCTCAGCGACAAGGACTTGGATTGGTCGGAGGGTTGTCTGAGTGGGCGGTTCCAGCAGTGTGTGTGGGAGCTGATAGGCTATCTGGAGGAAGGGGTGTTACCTAGCTACTTCAAGTCCAGTGTTAATATGTTGAACGGAGTGACGGAGGAAGAGGTGGATGAGATGGGGTTTATGTTGTACTGCGCCGTCTCTGAGCCGGACATTCTGCTGATATAA
- the LOC139562925 gene encoding photoreceptor cilium actin regulator-like, which yields MGCSPSKGNNCVAHGTFRRGRTLLPGGKESTGGSQSDCGGSGASSGTGDTDGETWERRDGERRLAGQTQSVQKEAPSTPQKKRPFLTELVQEGVILDKKVGTQETDKTGQHGKEKQGDKQDMADKKGGRKPKKNGKGVKSAKKKEKEKKAPLVEQKVDFPEPLVKAHQAAYAFLNPSISKYEILLGLLDQATQTQVSVQPMVSFMAMRYEEINRGLEEMADEGERLLNDNGEYLAWPSPMKNLSSSPPLKSGSMNAEPPPDLLQQLLQYTTQRMRNVGQSVGGIGDSALEEAAEYFTSVSELLEDKLKAKHAAETRLMQLLTRIEAASLHEPGPEDSALFSEDSGIGAESESLAGSERRLHCESCESTGSNRTTPYSPFGINASPVQQGAPRQKFIKKVSHSNSLNSIDSVCTIMDKGSASLDDGEEQDDDDEGEEEGQGGRKRSNASLSDLNQQPCRLVHKRIENPQNVEMTLKMKDAISGRIRFVPSQRDSAKTKPTDSPKTRCQWTEGGSPKRPQRAASVRREFKKTPVPKEHRSQSAESVRSKGEDPTLIELERTQKDLSQRLERISKGRTEENTKAGLTKQNPGDSATSPASNRLCPTLQKNNNTLPIQDNAGLMKHDSGEHRASKDIEEEKIKKDTKNTKGPLKATPPPSPPLSHHPCSGLYRGRNYVKRLIDTFSQGVEEPKQEASKVLGPLKGVRKCGVHVMPGVGDIEAIMSSGVSSCRTYDLDLESLPPPPLEVLMDNSFEGAQSLTVSDVDDGIASRGRSPVPKRATASQKMHASMRSVSVLPSRGILPQGSSSMFLARTVRRDISASSSISHDEHQLEVDPETEEVATLYKQARKIIHLRHSSVSPIEKGQAVPRRTSPNRAASGGRQGDDSPFEKVPPTSTISSQPPATPPVSRIRMLPSTPSTPSGLHRRLPSPTTFRKQPTPQTTNSPPAIRKLPTRPPLQRRLPSPPASRKLLTPNSSSSDSTHSFKAPSPPTSPRVQRWKRENSSKDSSPGASAISQLISNARSVFCPASSSLFEAQPCPVPCPPQAWASISGSVIPRSWGNRGKLPMSVRGTKPFIRRSHSDRRPSLSLPSRAPIVSFAETCGSEPAISIQGLEDEPSRDDESWDSKSDYRGNAHSASHPDLCIVGQGLTL from the exons ATGGGATGCTCCCCATCTAAAGGTAACAATTGTGTGGCTCATGGCACCTTTAGGAGGGGCAGGACACTACTACCAGGGGGCAAAGAGAGCACAGGGGGGTCCCAGTCTGATTGTGGAGGGAGTGGAGCCTCCTCTGGAACAGGAGACACTGATGGAGAGActtgggagaggagagatggggaaaggAGACTGGCTGGGCAGACCCAATCTGTTCAGAAGGAAGCACCTTCAACCCCACAGAAAAAGAGACCCTTCCTGACTGAGTTGGTTCAAGAGGGGGTCATTCTGGATAAAAAAGTGGGGACTCAAGAGACAGATAAGACAGGGCAACATGGAAAAGAGAAACAAGGAGACAAGCAAGATATGGCTGACAAAAAGGGTGGACGAAAGCCAAAGAAAAATGGTAAAGGAGTCAAGTCAGCTaaaaagaaagagaaggagaaaaaagCTCCCCTTGTGGAGCAGAAAGTTGACTTTCCGGAACCTTTAGTGAAAGCCCACCAGGCTGCTTATGCCTTTTTAAACCCTAGTATCAGCAAATATGAGATTCTACTGGGGCTACTGGACCAAGCAACCCAGACCCAGGTGTCTGTGCAGCCAATGGTGTCCTTCATGGCTATGCGCTACGAGGAAATCAACCGAGGGCTGGAGGAAATGGCAGATGAGGGTGAAAGGCTTCTGAACGACAATGGGGAGTATCTCGCCTGGCCAAGCCCAATGAAAAACCTATCCAGTTCTCCCCCTCTCAAATCTGGTTCCATGAATGCTGAGCCTCCACCAGATCTCTTGCAGCAGCTACTTCAGTATACCACTCAAAGGATGCGAAATGTGGGCCAGTCTGTGGGTGGCATTGGGGACTCTGCCTTGGAGGAGGCAGCTGAGTATTTTACCTCTGTCTCTGAGCTGCTGGAGGATAAATTAAAAGCCAAGCATGCCGCAGAGACAAGACTGATGCAGTTGCTGACTCGTATTGAGGCTGCCTCACTTCATGAGCCCGGACCAGAGGACTCTGCATTGTTCAGTGAGGACAGTGGAATTGGGGCTGAAAGCGAGTCCCTAGCTGGGTCTGAAAGACGACTCCATTGTGAAAGCTGTGAGTCCACTGGGTCCAACCGAACCACTCCTTACAGTCCTTTTGGCATTAATGCTAGCCCAGTCCAGCAAGGGGCACCAAGGCAAAAGTTTATTAAGAAAGTGAGCCACAGCAACTCCCTAAACTCCATAGACTCAGTATGCACCATAATGGATAAAGGATCTGCCTCCTTAGACGATGGTGAGGAgcaggatgatgatgatgagggggAAGAAGAGGGACAGGGTGGCAGGAAGCGATCTAACGCCTCCTTATCTGATCTTAACCAACAACCTTGTCGCCTGGTACACAAGCGCATAGAAAACCCTCAAAATGTGGAAATGACCCTGAAAATGAAAGATGCCATAAGTGGTCGGATTCGATTTGTTCCCTCACAACGTGACAGTGCCAAAACTAAACCAACAGACAGCCCCAAGACCAGGTGCCAGTGGACAGAGGGGGGATCACCAAAAAGGCCCCAACGAGCAGCCTCTGTACGAAGGGAATTTAAAAAGACCCCTGTTCCTAAAGAGCACCGTTCACAGTCTGCAGAATCCGTTCGCAGCAAAGGTGAAGATCCAACACTGATTGAACTAGAGAGGACACAGAAGGATCTTAGTCAGAGGCTAGAGAGGATAAGCAAAGGCAGGACGGAGGAGAATACCAAGGCAGGTCTCACTAAACAGAACCCGGGAGATTCTGCGACGTCCCCAGCCTCCAATCGTCTATGCCCCACCCTGCAGAAGAACAACAACACTCTTCCAATCCAGGACAATGCAGGGCTTATGAAGCATGACTCCGGGGAACACAGGGCAAGCAAGGACATTGAGGAGGAAAAGATAAAGAAAGACACGAAAAACACCAAGGGGCCACTGAAAGCCACCCCACCTCCTAGCCCCCCATTGTCACATCATCCATGCTCAGGACTGTACCGGGGAAGGAATTATGTCAAAAGGCTGATTGACACCTTCAGCCAGGGGGTGGAAGAGCCCAAACAAGAGGCATCCAAAGTGTTGGGGCCTCTCAAAGGGGTTCGAAAGTGTGGTGTTCACGTTATGCCTGGAGTAGGTGACATTGAAGCCATAATGAGCAGTGGGGTCAGCAGTTGTAGGACATATGATTTGGACCTAGAAAGTCTGCCACCCCCTCCTCTTGAGGTCTtgatggacaattcctttgaaggTGCACAGAGCCTCACAGTTAGCGACGTAGATGATGGGATTGCAAGTAGAGGTCGATCCCCTGTTCCCAAGAGGGCTACGGCATCTCAGAAGATGCATGCCTCCATGCGTTCTGTGTCAGTACTACCCAGCAGAGGCATCCTGCCCCAGGGGTCTAGCAGCATGTTTCTTGCCCGGACTGTAAGGCGGGATATCTCTGCTAGTTCCAGCATTAGCCACGATGAGCATCAGCTGGAGGTAGACCCTGAGACAGAGGAGGTGGCCACTCTCTACAAGCAAGCTAGAAAGATTATCCACTTGCGGCACTCCTCAGTGTCTCCTATTGAGAAAGGTCAGGCTGTGCCCAGAAGAACCTCTCCCAATCGAGCAGCAtcgggagggagacagggagatgacaGTCCCTTTGAGAAAGTGCCTCCCACTTCAACCATCAGTAGCCAACCACCTGCCACCCCGCCTGTATCTAGAATCCGAATGCTGCCTTCCACGCCTTCAACCCCAAGTGGCTTGCATCGAAGATTACCCAGTCCCACCACCTTCAGAAAGCAGCCTACGCCCCAAACCACGAACAGTCCTCCGGCCATTCGCAAACTTCCCACCCGACCACCGCTTCAGAGAAGACTTCCAAGCCCGCCTGCCTCAAGAAAATTATTGACCCCAAACTCCAGCTCTTCTGACTCCACACATTCTTTTAAGGCACCCTCACCACCAACGTCCCCAAGGGTTCAAAGATGGAAACGGGAGAACAGCAGCAAGGACTCCAGCCCAGGGGCTTCAGCTATCTCTCAGTTGATCAGTAACGCTCGCTCAGTTTTCTGCCCGGCCTCGTCCTCACTGTTTGAGGCCCAGCCTTGCCCCGTTCCCTGCCCCCCCCAGGCTTGGGCCTCCATCAGTGGTAGTGTCATCCCGCGTTCTTGGGGAAATCGTGGTAAGCTGCCTATGTCTGTGCGAGGAACCAAGCCTTTCATCCGACGCAGCCACTCGGACAGGAGGCCCAGTCTTAGCCTGCCATCCAGGGCACCCATTGTCTCATTTGCAGAGACTTGTGGGAGTGAGCCAGCCATCAGCATACAAGG GCTGGAGGACGAGCCAAGCAGAGATGACGAGTCGTGGGACAGCAAATCAGATTACAGAGGGAATGCCCACTCTGCTTCGCACCCGGACCTGTGCATCGTGGGTCAGGGCCTTACATTGTGA